A stretch of DNA from Paenibacillus albus:
CTTCGATGAGAATCGCAAGCCGTATTTGATGACTTTCAAAGGCAATATCAAGCCATTCCTGAAGGCAATTGATCTATAGTTTTTTTCTTCCCCCCACCAACGAGCGAATCAAGCGTGAGTTTGGTTCTTTGGTGCAAGGAGGCGCAGCAATCGAAATTGCGAATGAGCGCGACTTTGGTGCAGTAGGCGCAGCAATCAAAATTGCGAATGAGAGCGACTTTTGTGCGAAGCACAACGGGAGCGATCATCGCAATTTTGAAGCGGAGCCGGTTTCTGCACCATAAGCACGATCATCGCAATTTCGAGGCGAAGCCGGTTTCTGCACCTGACTTAAACTCACGCCATTGATGTAGCGAGTGCACCTATGCTACATTTAGGCTTAGATTATCGGTGGAGTGATGACAATGGATGGAACAAAAACATTTCAAATTAACCCGGCAAACCGGATGACCGGTTTGCCTACTCAATTTTTCGCAACACTTGTTGGCAAAGCGAATGCCCAAACGGCTAAAGGCCGCGATGTCATCAACTTGGGACAAGGAAATCCAGACCGGCCAACTCCGGAGCATATTGTTGCTGCGCTTCAAGATGCGGCGCCGAATCCGTTGTATCACCGCTACCCTCCGTTTAGCGGCTATCCGTTTCTGAAACAAGCGGTTGCGCAGCGATACAAAGAAGATTACGGCGTTGACCTTGACCCGGATAAAGAAGTTGCGATTCTGTTTGGCGGCAAGACGGGTCTGATCGAAATTTCGCAATGTCTGCTCAATCCTGGAGACATCTGTCTGGTACCAGATCCAGGTTATCCGGATTACTGGTCCGGCGTCGCGCTAGCAGGCGGCCGCATGGAATATATGCCGCTCACTGCAGACAATGCATTCTTGCCGGATTATGACCGCGTCAAGCCAGACGTGGCGGACAAAGCGAAGCTAATGTTCATAAACTATCCGAACAACCCAACCGGTGCAACGGCCGACTCTGCATTTTATTCGCGTACAGTTGAATTCGCTGCGAAGCACGGCATCGTCGTGGCAAGCGATTTCGCTTATGGCGCTATCGGCTTCGACGGCAAGCAGCCCGTCAGCTTCCTGCAGACACCAGGTGCGAAGGAAGTCGGCGTTGAGTTCTACACGCTGTCCAAAACCTACAACATGGCAGGCTGGCGCGTTGGTTTTGCACTCGGTAATCCAGAAATTATTTCGCTCATCAATCTCATACAAGACCACTACTATTGCAGTCTATTTGGCGGCATTCAAGCTGCAGCTGCAGAAGCGCTAACCGGTCCGCAGCAATGCGTGCAGCAGCTCAATTCCGCTTATGAGAGCCGTCGTAACGCCGTCTTCGAAGCAATGAATGAGATTGGCTGGGAAGCTTCCAAGCCGAGCGGCTCCTTCTTCTGCTGGCTCCCAGTGCCGAAAGGCCATACTTCTGCATCGTTCTCCGACTATGTGCTTGAGCATGCGGATGTCGTTCTCGCTCCAGGTATTGGCTTCGGCACACACGGCGAATCATATGTGCGGCTTGGCTTGCTTGCACCGGAAGAACGGCTGCAGGAAGCGATCCACCGTATAGGCAAATTGAATCTCTTTTAATTCGCAGCAACCACCCGTAAAGCTCAGGCTTTACGGGTTTTGTATGTCTTTACAGCCCAAGCCTCAACATGGTATGCTTATCGTTAATTAAATACCGAGAACGTATTGATGGGGCTAAGTATGCAACCCCGCGAGTGCGATCAGAGAGTAAATTCATTAGCTGAGAGAATTTACAGCATTTGCTGCAGAAACCTACCCTGGAACGGCCGGCGATGAGTCGGACAGCGGCCTGCTGTTAACAGGTCTTTAAGCGGAACGGCATGCCTCCGAGCGAATTGGAGCCGCATCGCCGTTAATAAAGGTGGTACCGCGGAAGTTACAACTTTCGTCCTTTGTATAACTACAAGGGATGGAAGTTTTTTTATTTTATCTACATAGAAAGGGCTTGAGGTGAATCATGACGGAAACCATCGTAGTCAAAATCGGCAGCAGCTCTCTAACCTCCGAGGAAGGCGGTATCAACAAGGAACGCATTGCGTTCTTCGCGAGCGAGCTTGCTTCCCTGCACGAAGCCGGCTTTCAAGTGCTGCTCGTCACTTCCGGCGCAATTGCCGCGGGCTTCAAGAAGATCGGCTACGCTGCGCGGCCTAAACTCGTCCATGAGAAACAAGCTGCCGCAGCTGTCGGTCAAGCGCTGCTCATGCAAGCGTACCAAGAAGCATTCGGTTCCTATGGAACAGACGGAGGCATCGGTGTTGCCCAGATTCTGCTCACACGCGCGGATTTCTCCAATCGCAAGCGAATCAACAACGCACTCATGACCATAGAAGAGCTCCTCCATCGGAGAATGGTGCCGATTATCAACGAGAATGATACGGTCGCAACGGATGAGCTTAAATTCAGCGAAAATGACACTTTATCCGCGCTTGTCGGCAATCTCGTGAAAGCGAAGAGGCTTATTATTCTCACCGACATGGACGGCTTGTATACAGAAGATCCACGCAAGAACCCGAATGCCGAGAAGATCGATCGGGTCGATCACATCACAGATGATATTCTGCGTATTGCAGGTGGCGCAGGCTCATCCGTTGGAACCGGTGGTATGCGCTCCAAGATCGAAGCGGCGCGAATCGCAATGCGCGGCGGAGTTCCGGTCTTTATAGGCCGCGTTACAGAACCGGGCGATCTGATGCTCGCAGTGAAGGATGACGGCAAAGGCACTTATTTTGACACCCATGAACATAACTTGACGACGAAGAAGCAGTGGCTCGGCTTCCACTCGATGCCGCAAGGACGAATTATTGTTGACGATGGCGCTGAGAAGGCACTTCTGCTCGGCGGGAAGAGCTTGCTTCCGGCAGGCATTCAAAGCATTGACGGCGACTTCCATCCCGGCGATGTCGTCGAAGTGTTCAACGCCCAGCAGCAATCGCTCGGACGTGGCGTCGTCAATTACGCGGCATGGCAGGTTCAGGCAGTTGCTGGTCTCAGCACCGAGGAAGTGCGCAGACGTGTCGAAGTATCAAGAATTGAAGTCATCCACCGCGATGAATGGGTCACATTTAGAGCTTAGTTCACAGATAGAAGACAACGGATATGGAGAGGGAGAGCGTTATGAGTGAAGTGAGGGAAAAAGCAGCGTTAGCGAAACAAGCAGCGGCTGTCATGAACCGA
This window harbors:
- a CDS encoding pyridoxal phosphate-dependent aminotransferase; this encodes MDGTKTFQINPANRMTGLPTQFFATLVGKANAQTAKGRDVINLGQGNPDRPTPEHIVAALQDAAPNPLYHRYPPFSGYPFLKQAVAQRYKEDYGVDLDPDKEVAILFGGKTGLIEISQCLLNPGDICLVPDPGYPDYWSGVALAGGRMEYMPLTADNAFLPDYDRVKPDVADKAKLMFINYPNNPTGATADSAFYSRTVEFAAKHGIVVASDFAYGAIGFDGKQPVSFLQTPGAKEVGVEFYTLSKTYNMAGWRVGFALGNPEIISLINLIQDHYYCSLFGGIQAAAAEALTGPQQCVQQLNSAYESRRNAVFEAMNEIGWEASKPSGSFFCWLPVPKGHTSASFSDYVLEHADVVLAPGIGFGTHGESYVRLGLLAPEERLQEAIHRIGKLNLF
- the proB gene encoding glutamate 5-kinase encodes the protein MTETIVVKIGSSSLTSEEGGINKERIAFFASELASLHEAGFQVLLVTSGAIAAGFKKIGYAARPKLVHEKQAAAAVGQALLMQAYQEAFGSYGTDGGIGVAQILLTRADFSNRKRINNALMTIEELLHRRMVPIINENDTVATDELKFSENDTLSALVGNLVKAKRLIILTDMDGLYTEDPRKNPNAEKIDRVDHITDDILRIAGGAGSSVGTGGMRSKIEAARIAMRGGVPVFIGRVTEPGDLMLAVKDDGKGTYFDTHEHNLTTKKQWLGFHSMPQGRIIVDDGAEKALLLGGKSLLPAGIQSIDGDFHPGDVVEVFNAQQQSLGRGVVNYAAWQVQAVAGLSTEEVRRRVEVSRIEVIHRDEWVTFRA